The genomic region AATATCATTGGTTGTGTTGATTAGTATCTGAAAATGAGTGCTTTATTTTTTTATTTCCCGATGCAAAAATTTTTAAAAATATTTCCCAATATCATATCCGGAGTAATAGCAGTTCCCGTTAATTCGCCTATAAGCGACAAAACTTTTCTAAGTTCAAAGGCTAACAAATCGCCTGTTAAGTTTTTTTCAATTGCTTCAATGGTGCTGCCAATGGCAACCAATATTTTCATTAATAGCTCGTACTGTCGGGTGTTGTGAATTATTATGGAGTCCTCAGATGGCAACATGCTCTGTGCCAATAGAGTCAATCGGTTTATCAGAGAGTCTAAGTTTTGCTCTTTTTTTGCTGAAATCAGTAGAATGTCGAGCGGTTGTATGTTGATTGAATTGGATATTTGTTCTATCTTGCTATGATATTCATTCTCAGGCAACAAGTCAATTTTGTTTGCCACGAAAATTATCTGCGAGGTGTTGTCAATATTTGCCATAACCAAATCGCAGGCGTGTTTAATATCCTCAATTTTGCTTGTTGCATCGAACAGGAAAATAATAATCCACGCTTTGGTGATTTTGTCGATAGAACGTTCTATGCCGAGCTTCTCAATGTTATCGGTGCTTCTGCGCAAGCCCGCCGTGTCAATAAAACGGTACTCAATGGAATTGAGAGTTATTGTGTCTTCGATGGCATCGCGGGTTGTTCCGGGAATATCGCTAACGATGGATCTCTCTTCTTGCAGAATTTTGTTTAACAGGGTCGATTTTCCTGCATTCGGCTGTCCAACAATGGCTACAGGGATTCCCTCTTTAATCGCTTGACCAGATTCATACGAGTCGTGTAGTTTTTTTACCTCATCTTGAACATCGTTAATCAGTGAACGTAGCGTGTTGCGGTCGGCAAATTCGACATCCTCTTCGCTGAAATCTAACTCCAATTCAACTAACGATATAAGGTTCAGCAGCTTGTCCGATAACTGCATAAGTCGCTTTGAAAATGAGCCTTTGACTTGCGACATAGCCATTTTATGTGACATACTATTGCGAGCGTGAATTAAATCGTTAATAGCCTCAGCCTGAGTTAAATCCATCTTTCCGCTCAAAAAAGCCCGCATGGTAAACTCGCCAGGTTTTGCGGTGCGACAGCCGTTCTCAATTAACAGTTGCATTAGCTGCCGTTGAATATATTGCGAACCGTGACAGCCTATCTCAATAACATCATCGCCCGTGTATGATTCAGGAGCTTTAAACCATGTCACAACTACCTCATCGACAATGTTGCCGTGGCTGATTATCTGTCCGTAATAAGCCTTGCGAGGCTCAATTGAAGATATATCTATTTTGGTGACAGGAAAAAATAGGTTTTCAAGAACTTTTTTGGCTTCCTTTCCCGAAATACGAACAATAGCTATAGCCCCAACGCCATGTGGTGTTGAGATTGAGCATATAAGGTCATCGAAGTCAAAATTCATTTTAGCTCATTTTTGGTCTCAAAATTACTGATTTAAGCGAAATGTAGGAATTATATTCAAAAAAATGACAAAAATCAATCAAATCAATAGCTTTAATTTTTATTTTAACTAATATTGCAAAACCGAAAATTATATAAACATGCTCGATAAAAAAGAGATTACAATATGTTTGGGAGGTTCTTGTTTTATCCGCGGAAATAAAAGGGTATTGCAAGTAATAAACAATTTTATAAAAGAACATAATCTTGCACAATATGTACAACTCAAAGGAGATCATTGTTTTGGACATTGTGTAAACGGTCCTGTTTTGAAAATCGACAATAATATCTACGAGAACGTTGATTCAATGAATGTTATCGATATTTTAAACGATGTTTTTGACGGATATTATTAGGCTTACGAAATTTGAGCGTACAGCTTGATTAAAAACATCTATGACATAAATTTGTTATGTTTAACAAAAGGGTCTATAATTAAGAACCATAGCGCAATCAACATTAACAACTCTCAAATTAACTAATATGCAAGTAATAAAAATAAACCCCGATAAATGTAAGCTCTGCTTTGCATGCGTGAGAGTATGTCCTGCAAATGCCATCAAAACAAAGGAAGATAGTTGTGAGATTGTTCCCGAACGCTGCATTGGTTGTGGTAGCTGTTTGCGTATTTGTCCATACGACGCAATTAGAGATTTGGATGCTAAAAAAGAGGTCAGGGCACTAATTCGTTCTGGAGAAAATGTTGTGGCGATATGTGACCCAAGTATTTCAGGAGAGTTTGATGATATTACAGATTACACAAACTTTGTGGGAATGATAAAAGCTCTTGGGTTCAAATATGTGTGCGAGGTGTCTTTCGGAGCCGACCTAGTTGCATTAAAATATCGCGAGCTTTTTGAAAATTTTAAGGGAAAATATTTTATTACAGCCAATTGTCCCGCAATAGTAGGTTATATTGAAAAATATCACCCATCGCTAATTGACAATATGGCACCGCTTGTATCGCCAATGATTGCTACTGCGCAGGTAGTTAGAGAAAAATATGGTCAGGATATAAAAGTGGTTTATATAGGACCGTGTACTGCAGCAAAAGGAGAAGCTCACCATTTATCAGACAACAAACGTGTTGATATTGTTCTTACATTTAAAGAATTGCGTGAGATGTTTGCCGAAGCTGGAATAACAGAAAACAATGTTGAGTTTTCTGATTTTGATCCGCCAATTGGAGGTAAAGGTAGTCTGTTCCCTATTAGTCGAGGAATGTTCCAAAGCGTTGATATAAACGAGGATTTATTGAGCGGACAACTAATTTGCACTGATGGTAAAACCAATGTTTTAAGAGCGTTACAAGAGTTTGAACACTTTAGTCAACTAAAACAGCATTTGGATCTGTTTTACTGTGACGGAAATTGCATAATGGGACCAGGTACCAGTAAAGGAGGAAAAAAGTTTGTAAGACGTTCGTTGGTAATCACATACGTCAAAAAACGATTGAGTAGATACAATAAAGAGCAATGGGAAAAAGATCTTAAGAAATACTTAAATTTAGATTTTACGAGAACATATCAAAACCGTGATATGCGCCTTCCCGAGCCAACCGAAGAAGAGGTAAAGAAGGTTATGGCTCAACTAGGTCGCGATAATTCAGAAAACAAATCGGGCTGTGGCACTTGCGGATACGAATCATGTCGTGATTTAGCTGCTGCCGTAGGTAATGGGCTTGCACGTGTAGATATGTGTCCCACATATGTTATTCAAAGTAATATCAGATATAAAAAACGTCTTAGATCTGCCAACGAAAAACTCAGTAATGCTCAAAAAGCACTTGTAGAGAGCAAAAAATCAACCAAACAGGAACAAGAGGCATTTCAAGAGGCTTCAAAAATTAATTTGGGACTGTTGAACAAACTTCCGACAGGTGTTGTAGTCGTAGATGAAAAAATTAAAATTTTGCTTTCAAATCAAAGTTTCATAAACCTACTTGGCTCTGATGCCGTGGAAGTAGCTGAAGTTATACCTGGATTAGTAGGCGCAGATCTTAAAACTTTGGTTGCACCACATATTTATAACTATTTCAGTTTCGTATTAGAAACAAATGAAAGTGTGGAAAATAAGGATATTCATCTTGGAGAAAGCTTTCTAAACTTGTCAATTTTTCCAATTAAACCAAACAAAATTGTTGGCGCAATAATCCGTGACATGCATGCCCCAGAGGTTCATAAAGAGGAAGTTATTAATAGAATCAACGAAGTTATTGACAAAAATCTGAAATTAATTCAACAAATAGCCTTTTTATTAGGAGAGGGAGCTTCAGAGACAGAACATATGCTCAATTCAATCATAGAGTCATATAAAGATATAAAATCCAATAGTGATTCACATTAAAAAGCAGGTGTGTTATTAAACAAACATTTCAACTCAAACTTATACGCAGCGGGATGGTTATAAGATGTGTAAATTCCATACGACCATAGATGAAAAAATATAATCATATGAAAGGATCATTCTATGTAGAAGTAAATTGCCAGCAAGACAACTACGAGGACGAACGTATTTGTGGAGATGTGTTTGTAACCAAACGAGTTAAAGAGGAAGGACGCATTATTGCTGTTCTTAGTGATGGTATGGGACACGGAGTTAAAGCCAATATTTTGGCTACATTAACTTCAACTTTAGCTGCCAATTTCACAGCCGAGCATAAAGATTTTAAGACAACAGCTGAAATGATAATGAATACTTTGCCAGTATGTAGCATTAAAAAAATAAGTTATTCTACATTTACAATTGTTGACATTAATACTTACACCGGTGAAGTTGAGATATTGGAGTACGACAATCCCGAATGTTTTGTAATTAGAGGCAAAGTACCGCTAAAACTTACGTGGGAAAAACTAATATTAGATAGTGAAAACAACAAAGGGAAAGAGTTGCGCTCGACAAAATTTACAGCTCAAAAAGAGGATAGAATTCTGTTCTGGTCCGATGGTATATCACAATCGGGTTTAGGTACTCGTAAATATCCATTAGGATGGGGAATTGATGAGGCTAAGGTTTTTGCGTTGTCAATTGTAGAACAAACACCATTTATTTCAGCACGGAAATTAGCACGTAGAATCGTTAATATGGCTGTTATGAATGACAGCTATCATCCCAAAGACGACATAAGTTGTGCAGCAATTTATTTTAGAGAACCTCGTAAACTGCTTCTTTGTTCTGGTCCGCCATATGAAAAAGAACGCGATGTTGAATTGGGAGATATTGTACGTCAATTTGAAGGGAAGAAAATTTTGTGTGGAGCTACTACGGCTGATATTGTTTCACGAGAATTGGGAGAAACAATCGTTGATAACTTTGAATTTGAAGATCCTGACTTGCCTCCAACCAGTAACATGAAAGGGGTTGATTTAATAACAGAAGGCATTTTAACATTAAGTAAAGTCTCAAACATTCTGCTTAATTTTGATAACAACACCAATTTAGGCAGAGGACCTGCCGATCAGATTGTTCAGTTACTTTTAAAAAGTGATAAAATAACAATGGTTATAGGGACACGTATAAACATCGCGCACCAGGATCCAAACTTGCCTGTTGAGCTGGAAATTAGGCGAACCGTTATGAAGAGAATCGCAAAACTTTTGGAAGAGAAGTTTTTAAAAGAGGTAACGATTAAATATCTGTAATCTATTAAGATACAATTGTTAAAAACAACTTATACATTAATTTTTTGTCAATTAAAACCATTTTTCTAAATTTGTAGGATACAAATTAAAACCAAAAGCAATGTCTAAAATATTATCGTTTAGTTTTCTGGCAGTTTTTTTTATAAATATTATTATTCCAAGCTATGCACAAAAAGGCAATTATGAGTTAGTCGCAGAGTTTCAACCTCCTCACATTGATTTCTCAAAAAATAAAAACAATAGAAGGTACCAGTTAAATGACTTAAAGCTTAGTGAAAGCGGCAAAATGTTGCTCGCTGAGTACGGAAATAGAAACTCGTTAATAGCAATATATAATCTTGATTCGATGAAGTGTGTTGGAGCCTATTGGATTGATAATATTGTGGAGTTAGGGGAGTGCTATCTTACAGAAAATGACACCAAACTATATGTTCGTGTTAGCAGATATTCGTCCGATTACAAAATAATACTTGTAGGACAGAGATATATTCGCGACGTAACTTGCGACAAAACACCCAAAGGATGCTATATGGCCAAACCGACTCAAGAAACGGTTCAGTTTTATAGTCCCGATCAGAAATATTACTTTGCTCGGAATGCTAACAATAAGCGTACATTACATATATATAAAAGGGCAGGTGATTAAACATATACAACCTCTACATTTCCCAAGACAACTCTACCAGTAATTACTAAAACATTTTCTTCTCTGTCTGTATTGGCATCTTTATTTTTAATTAAGATACCTCCAAGCACATTGGATAAATCGTTTTTTATTGTCCAGCCAGTGGGCACAAACAGTTTAACACTACCCAAAATGGAAGTAACATCTAATGTGGTGATCGTGTTATCAAGTTTAACTCCTTTAAAGTCAACATTTACCCCTGCAAGAATAGATGATATTCGCCCACCTTTAAAAGTTGGACTTTGATGAGTATAGTTCTTACTACTTAAAATATTAAACTCATCAATGTAGTCACTAAAAGCTAAAGTTTTGTCACCTTTCTTATTTTTAGATCTCCACTGAGATAAAATTGCTAAGCCTGTAAAAATTATTATTATGGGCCAAAATTGCTTAAGCTTAACTTCAATGTCAATAATTCTAGGTACAAGGAAAAAACAACCTGTAAAAATTATGATTGAGGCTGCAGTGTAATTCCTCCCTGCTAAACTTACCAATCCTACGGCAATCAAAAGCATAGGCCAGCTTAGAAAGATATCCTCAATTTTTGGTGGTAGCAGATAAAAATTGCGTAAAAGCAGTAGTATTCCGAAAATTACAAAAAGAATACCCGTTACAACTCTTTTTGCATTAGATGAATTTGTTTTCATAGGTTTAATTTTCAGTTTATGGTTATATTG from Bacteroidales bacterium harbors:
- a CDS encoding SpoIIE family protein phosphatase; this encodes MKKYNHMKGSFYVEVNCQQDNYEDERICGDVFVTKRVKEEGRIIAVLSDGMGHGVKANILATLTSTLAANFTAEHKDFKTTAEMIMNTLPVCSIKKISYSTFTIVDINTYTGEVEILEYDNPECFVIRGKVPLKLTWEKLILDSENNKGKELRSTKFTAQKEDRILFWSDGISQSGLGTRKYPLGWGIDEAKVFALSIVEQTPFISARKLARRIVNMAVMNDSYHPKDDISCAAIYFREPRKLLLCSGPPYEKERDVELGDIVRQFEGKKILCGATTADIVSRELGETIVDNFEFEDPDLPPTSNMKGVDLITEGILTLSKVSNILLNFDNNTNLGRGPADQIVQLLLKSDKITMVIGTRINIAHQDPNLPVELEIRRTVMKRIAKLLEEKFLKEVTIKYL
- a CDS encoding cell wall-active antibiotics response protein, with product MKTNSSNAKRVVTGILFVIFGILLLLRNFYLLPPKIEDIFLSWPMLLIAVGLVSLAGRNYTAASIIIFTGCFFLVPRIIDIEVKLKQFWPIIIIFTGLAILSQWRSKNKKGDKTLAFSDYIDEFNILSSKNYTHQSPTFKGGRISSILAGVNVDFKGVKLDNTITTLDVTSILGSVKLFVPTGWTIKNDLSNVLGGILIKNKDANTDREENVLVITGRVVLGNVEVVYV
- the mnmE gene encoding tRNA uridine-5-carboxymethylaminomethyl(34) synthesis GTPase MnmE, which encodes MNFDFDDLICSISTPHGVGAIAIVRISGKEAKKVLENLFFPVTKIDISSIEPRKAYYGQIISHGNIVDEVVVTWFKAPESYTGDDVIEIGCHGSQYIQRQLMQLLIENGCRTAKPGEFTMRAFLSGKMDLTQAEAINDLIHARNSMSHKMAMSQVKGSFSKRLMQLSDKLLNLISLVELELDFSEEDVEFADRNTLRSLINDVQDEVKKLHDSYESGQAIKEGIPVAIVGQPNAGKSTLLNKILQEERSIVSDIPGTTRDAIEDTITLNSIEYRFIDTAGLRRSTDNIEKLGIERSIDKITKAWIIIFLFDATSKIEDIKHACDLVMANIDNTSQIIFVANKIDLLPENEYHSKIEQISNSINIQPLDILLISAKKEQNLDSLINRLTLLAQSMLPSEDSIIIHNTRQYELLMKILVAIGSTIEAIEKNLTGDLLAFELRKVLSLIGELTGTAITPDMILGNIFKNFCIGK
- a CDS encoding (2Fe-2S) ferredoxin domain-containing protein, with product MLDKKEITICLGGSCFIRGNKRVLQVINNFIKEHNLAQYVQLKGDHCFGHCVNGPVLKIDNNIYENVDSMNVIDILNDVFDGYY
- a CDS encoding 4Fe-4S binding protein — translated: MQVIKINPDKCKLCFACVRVCPANAIKTKEDSCEIVPERCIGCGSCLRICPYDAIRDLDAKKEVRALIRSGENVVAICDPSISGEFDDITDYTNFVGMIKALGFKYVCEVSFGADLVALKYRELFENFKGKYFITANCPAIVGYIEKYHPSLIDNMAPLVSPMIATAQVVREKYGQDIKVVYIGPCTAAKGEAHHLSDNKRVDIVLTFKELREMFAEAGITENNVEFSDFDPPIGGKGSLFPISRGMFQSVDINEDLLSGQLICTDGKTNVLRALQEFEHFSQLKQHLDLFYCDGNCIMGPGTSKGGKKFVRRSLVITYVKKRLSRYNKEQWEKDLKKYLNLDFTRTYQNRDMRLPEPTEEEVKKVMAQLGRDNSENKSGCGTCGYESCRDLAAAVGNGLARVDMCPTYVIQSNIRYKKRLRSANEKLSNAQKALVESKKSTKQEQEAFQEASKINLGLLNKLPTGVVVVDEKIKILLSNQSFINLLGSDAVEVAEVIPGLVGADLKTLVAPHIYNYFSFVLETNESVENKDIHLGESFLNLSIFPIKPNKIVGAIIRDMHAPEVHKEEVINRINEVIDKNLKLIQQIAFLLGEGASETEHMLNSIIESYKDIKSNSDSH